The DNA region CGCTTCCTATGGTTATAATGTTTCCTCCTAATTTATAATATAATTTTAATATATCTATAGAAGGAGTTGTGTCTTTTAAGCCATATCTTGTATAAGAAGTATTAAACTCTATTCCTTTACCGTCTTCTATCACTATTTTTAATATATCTTCTATAATAGGTTTTACTTTTTCAAATGGGTATATTCCTTTTTTATCATATCTTATAATTAAATCTAAATGCCCTAACACTGAATAATTTTTAAAACTTTTTACAACTTCAAGCATCTCTTTATAATATGCTTCATTATATTCTTTTTGAGTTTTATCTCTTTGAAAATCTTGTGTCCAGAATTCTTTATTATCTACCTGATGAACAGAGAATATAATAAAATCAAAATCGTATTTTTTTAAAAGAGCTTCATATTTATCAATAGTATGAGTTTGTATTCCGCATTCAAGACCTGTTTTTATATTAATTTTTTTTGAGTATTTCTCTTTTATTTTATTAATATCTTCTATATATTTAGGATAATTAACATTGGTGATAGTGTTTTTATCTTTTATTTTAATTTCGTCCCAATCTTTTTTTATACCATAATCTACATGGTCTGTAATGCAAATATCATCTATATTTAGTTTTATAGCATCTTTTATAACTTCTTCTAATGGATAA from Brachyspira pilosicoli P43/6/78 includes:
- a CDS encoding histidinol-phosphatase HisJ family protein codes for the protein MLADYHVHTEFSDDSNYPLEEVIKDAIKLNIDDICITDHVDYGIKKDWDEIKIKDKNTITNVNYPKYIEDINKIKEKYSKKINIKTGLECGIQTHTIDKYEALLKKYDFDFIIFSVHQVDNKEFWTQDFQRDKTQKEYNEAYYKEMLEVVKSFKNYSVLGHLDLIIRYDKKGIYPFEKVKPIIEDILKIVIEDGKGIEFNTSYTRYGLKDTTPSIDILKLYYKLGGNIITIGSDSHQPSHLGFHINEAKEILKNIGFKQFCTYNKMIPEFHNL